A single window of candidate division TA06 bacterium DNA harbors:
- a CDS encoding T9SS type A sorting domain-containing protein: protein MRFFVALFSVLVAVSMLAPNSSAFVGITDDLAKVMEKADTDEKIRVNIMMDRTADYARLIRKAQGLSRKERRERAISEMGRVAEETQAELRRFLAEQEQAGRVFDVRVLLGVNGINAYMTKEVIEESILFEGVRSIDWDEIIPDEFLFDVNVNEDNPFFITATDTGWGVQKINAPQVWDLGITGAGVLVGILDSGVNYNHVDLADHLWDGGLLYPHHGYDFYDNDDDPMDLSGHGTQCAGIVAGDGTAGTQTGVAPDATVMCLRIGGTESTIWMGSDFAILQGADVISSSYSWKYPMDPDYVAWRDQAVAELAAGLIRANSIGNQGHLQGTYPIPYNIATPGNCPAAWLHPDQTLIGDVSSTMGCGAVEDTDIIKSYSGRGPAAWERTDFPVYYQDYPWDDGNQMGLLKPDVCAPTDVPSLSRTNNTGYTPSFGGTSAATPHLGGAMCLILSADTMQTPEIICQRLQMNAVELGSPGKDNVYGAGRIDVFAAITSSQYSMVTIQDYQVVDSVGGDNDGRVEVGETADLILTLKASAAWADADSVTVTLSTGDTTISIIDSTSYIGLMLKDSTATNVADPLTFTFVAGEPHWTQLDLNITAVPENFDEDDSISMIIGQPSLILVDDDAGATYESYYKTALDTLVGLYDEWEIETQGSLPVSGPYSLDDHEVAIWFTGNDASPTILSDEDTTRLGVFLDAGGKFFISSQNLGSALSSTPFYQERLHADFVTENADNNLCTGVPGDEIGDTLRLVLQGSGGAGNADSEDRISPNPGADSCFYYTTFGGASAIKYDSGIYKVVYFGFPFEAIHQVSIYAGQDTVMARILKWLWEPSTGVEEQITEHLRPEFSLRHGFPNPFRTSTSIYYSVSTSSEIDLSVFDTAGRLVKNLATGKTLAGNHTTCWDGIDDSGEKTPAGVYFVRLTAGDNSATRKLTLVR from the coding sequence ATGAGATTTTTTGTCGCTCTATTCTCAGTTCTTGTCGCTGTCTCCATGTTGGCGCCTAATTCGAGCGCTTTTGTGGGGATAACTGATGACCTGGCAAAAGTGATGGAGAAAGCAGACACGGATGAAAAAATAAGAGTAAATATAATGATGGATAGAACTGCGGATTACGCCAGACTCATCAGGAAGGCACAGGGCCTTAGCAGAAAAGAAAGAAGAGAAAGGGCAATATCTGAAATGGGGCGAGTCGCAGAAGAGACACAGGCCGAGCTGAGGAGATTTCTTGCAGAACAGGAACAGGCTGGCAGGGTGTTCGACGTTCGGGTCCTTCTTGGCGTAAATGGCATCAACGCATACATGACAAAAGAAGTAATAGAGGAATCAATACTGTTTGAGGGTGTTAGAAGCATCGACTGGGACGAAATCATACCCGATGAATTTCTTTTTGACGTGAACGTTAACGAGGATAACCCATTCTTCATCACCGCCACGGATACAGGCTGGGGAGTCCAGAAGATTAACGCACCTCAGGTCTGGGATCTGGGGATCACAGGCGCAGGCGTCCTTGTTGGAATACTCGACAGTGGCGTCAACTACAACCACGTCGACCTTGCAGACCACCTGTGGGATGGCGGTCTACTGTATCCCCACCACGGATATGATTTCTATGATAATGACGATGACCCGATGGATCTAAGTGGACACGGAACTCAATGCGCTGGTATTGTGGCTGGTGACGGAACAGCAGGGACTCAGACCGGGGTTGCGCCAGACGCCACTGTTATGTGCCTTAGGATTGGCGGCACTGAAAGCACAATCTGGATGGGCTCAGATTTTGCCATTCTCCAGGGGGCGGATGTGATCAGCAGTTCGTACAGCTGGAAGTATCCGATGGATCCCGACTATGTAGCCTGGCGCGACCAGGCAGTGGCTGAACTTGCAGCTGGATTGATAAGGGCAAACTCCATCGGTAATCAGGGACACCTGCAAGGTACGTATCCAATACCCTATAACATAGCCACTCCTGGAAACTGCCCCGCAGCCTGGCTTCATCCAGATCAGACACTGATAGGGGATGTCAGTTCAACAATGGGCTGTGGCGCAGTAGAGGACACGGACATTATCAAGAGCTATTCGGGAAGAGGCCCTGCAGCCTGGGAGCGTACCGACTTTCCTGTCTATTATCAGGACTACCCCTGGGACGATGGAAATCAGATGGGGCTTCTGAAACCCGACGTGTGTGCTCCCACAGATGTTCCGAGTTTGAGTCGTACTAACAACACCGGATACACACCCAGCTTTGGCGGCACCTCTGCTGCCACTCCTCACCTCGGCGGTGCCATGTGTCTTATCCTCTCGGCCGACACCATGCAGACGCCTGAAATCATCTGCCAGAGGCTTCAGATGAATGCGGTTGAGCTTGGGAGTCCGGGGAAGGACAACGTATATGGCGCGGGCCGGATAGACGTGTTCGCCGCGATCACCTCGAGCCAATACTCGATGGTAACAATCCAGGATTATCAGGTCGTTGACAGTGTCGGAGGTGACAACGACGGAAGAGTCGAAGTGGGCGAAACAGCGGACCTCATCCTGACATTGAAAGCAAGTGCGGCGTGGGCCGATGCCGACAGTGTCACCGTGACACTGAGCACTGGTGATACTACCATTAGTATAATCGACTCAACTTCTTACATAGGTCTCATGCTCAAAGATTCCACGGCAACCAACGTTGCTGATCCGCTAACCTTCACTTTTGTGGCAGGAGAGCCACACTGGACCCAGCTTGACCTGAACATAACTGCGGTACCAGAGAATTTCGATGAAGACGACTCGATATCCATGATTATCGGTCAGCCGTCTCTAATACTTGTTGACGATGACGCAGGCGCAACCTACGAGAGCTACTACAAAACGGCTCTGGACACTCTGGTGGGGCTCTACGACGAATGGGAGATTGAGACCCAGGGGTCGCTTCCAGTGTCAGGACCGTACAGTCTGGACGACCACGAGGTGGCTATCTGGTTCACGGGAAACGATGCTTCCCCAACGATTCTCTCAGACGAAGACACTACCAGACTCGGGGTATTTCTTGACGCCGGCGGGAAGTTCTTCATCAGCAGTCAAAACCTCGGAAGTGCCCTGTCATCTACTCCCTTCTACCAGGAGAGGCTCCACGCGGACTTCGTGACTGAAAACGCAGACAACAATTTGTGCACTGGCGTTCCTGGAGATGAGATAGGCGACACACTCAGACTTGTTCTACAGGGGAGCGGGGGCGCAGGCAATGCTGACTCGGAAGACAGAATATCGCCAAACCCTGGTGCCGATTCGTGTTTCTACTACACCACCTTTGGTGGCGCTTCGGCAATCAAGTATGATTCTGGCATATACAAGGTTGTCTACTTCGGATTTCCGTTCGAAGCAATACACCAGGTTTCAATATATGCCGGTCAGGATACGGTGATGGCAAGGATACTCAAATGGCTATGGGAACCGTCAACAGGCGTTGAGGAACAGATCACCGAACATCTCAGGCCGGAGTTCTCACTAAGACATGGTTTCCCCAACCCTTTCCGTACCTCTACATCCATCTACTACTCGGTAAGTACTTCCTCGGAAATAGACCTCTCAGTCTTTGACACTGCGGGAAGGCT